The following are encoded together in the Ranitomeya imitator isolate aRanImi1 chromosome 4, aRanImi1.pri, whole genome shotgun sequence genome:
- the LOC138673790 gene encoding protocadherin gamma-B2-like — MKNSTRESRIRRFIAWQVFIFLLFFSRQVSGQLQYSIPEELKKGSVVGNVAKDLGLNVKELQLRKMQTASQTKKQYFAVNLENGDLIVSDRIDREALCGAKQVCFIHLEAVIENPLYFYTITIEIQDVNDNAPTFSKKHFDIGISESSLPGVHFPLGNAQDPDIGINSIQSYVLPGNEYFKLGERIIKEGIKYPELILEKSLDREKQSFYEFILSASDGGKPPKTGTAIIKITVQDVNDNFPVFLQDTYQIRLPENAPVGFLVIHLNATDKDEGPNGLISYSFSHIPETAQKLFTIDLLNGDIVIIGNLDYETAESYEMTVEAKDGGGQVTYCKVSVQVIDVNDNSPEITVTSLSTSVPEDSPPGTVIAIFNIRDLDSDINGDVVCHISETFAFQLIPSSSTYYKLVTASSMDRERDSLYNITIQCLDQGSPPLSTKKSIQLTISDVNDNIPIFEKTNYIVYVVENNQPGTSIQRIHGSDLDNYENGKVTYSILNINVDDIPVTSYVSINSMTGVLYAQRSFDYEQLREFQFQVMAKDSGSPPLSSNVTVRIFIIDKNDNAPKILYPSPDTEGSALFEFIPHSAEKGYLVTKVIAVDADSGHNAWLSYHLLQVPDPSLFGIGQYTGEVKIVRDLQDADNLRQKLVVLVKDNGAPSLSSTVTLSLVVAENFQQIVPEIRKQPANSDTKSSVTFYLVLSIALISCLFIITVIITVIYKCRKDNTPTTYGAYSRNVYPQFTLGCPSEISDTSLPFPFSYDVCVTLDSKQNEIAYLKPVQNVPTENLIDTEVAAPGTDSVSAILSTSNNVVQVGSN; from the coding sequence ATGAAGAATTCCACTAGAGAAAGTCGCATTCGAAGGTTTATTGCTTGGCAAGTATTTATCTTTCTGCTTTTTTTCTCCAGGCAGGTCTCTGGTCAGTTACAATACTCAATACCTGAAGAGTTAAAGAAAGGATCTGTAGTCGGGAATGTGGCTAAAGATCTAGGTTTAAATGTTAAGGAACTGCAGTTGAGAAAAATGCAAACTGCCTCTCAAACTAAGAAGCAATATTTTGCTGTAAACTTAGAAAATGGAGATTTGATTGTATCGGACAGGATTGACAGAGAAGCATTATGTGGGGCTAAGCAAGTCTGTTTTATACATTTGGAAGCTGTGATTGAAAATCCTTTGTATTTTTACACAATCACAATAGAGATCCAGGATGTGAATGATAACGCCCCGACATTTTCTAAGAAACATTTTGATATAGGCATCAGTGAGTCTTCTCTACCAGGAGTACATTTTCCATTAGGAAATGCACAAGATCCAGATATAGGTATCAACTCTATACAAAGTTATGTTCTTCCTGGTAATGAATACTTTAAACTTGGAGAAAGAATAATTAAGGAGGGAATTAAGTATCCAGAACTTATTTTAGAAAAGTCATTAGATAGAGAAAAGCAGAGTTTCTATGAGTTCATCTTATCTGCGTCCGATGGGGGTAAACCTCCTAAAACTGGCACTGCCATAATTAAAATCACAGTACAAGATGTGAATGACAACTTTCCAGTATTTCTGCAAGACACCTATCAGATAAGATTACCTGAGAATGCACCTGTTGGTTTTCTAGTAATCCATCTAAATGCAACAGATAAAGATGAGGGCCCCAATGGGCTCATTTCATATTCTTTTAGCCACATTCCTGAAACTGCTCAGAAATTATTTACTATTGATTTATTGAATGGAGACATTGTGATAATAGGGAATTTGGACTATGAAACAGCAGAAAGCTATGAAATGACTGTAGAGGCTAAAGATGGAGGAGGTCAAGTGACATATTGCAAGGTGTCAGTACAAGTGATTGATGTGAATGATAATTCACCTGAAATAACAGTCACCTCTTTGTCAACGTCAGTTCCAGAAGATTCTCCACCTGGTACTGTCATTGCAATTTTTAATATTCGTGATTTGGATTCTGATATAAATGGAGATGTTGTTTGTCATATTTCAGAGACATTTGCATTTCAACTAATTCCATCTTCAAGTACTTACTATAAACTTGTGACTGCGTCTAGCATGGACCGAGAAAGAGATTCGTTATATAATATTACAATTCAATGTTTGGACCAAGGATCTCCTCCACTGTCTACCAAAAAAAGTATTCAGCTGACTATTTCAGATGTGAATGACAATATTCCTATTTTTGAGAAAACAAACTACATTGTCTACGTTGTAGAAAATAATCAACCAGGGACTTCAATTCAGCGCATCCATGGTTCAGATCTTGACAACTATGAAAATGGTAAAGTAACATATAGTATTCTTAATATCAATGTAGACGATATACCTGTAACATCTTATGTTTCCATAAACTCAATGACCGGAGTTCTCTACGCCCAGAGATCATTTGACTATGAACAGTTGCGGGAATTTCAGTTCCAGGTGATGGCTAAAGACAGTGGATCTCCTCCTCTAAGCAGTAATGTCACAGTGAGGATATTTATCATTGATAAGAATGATAATGCTCCGAAGATCCTCTACCCATCACCAGACACTGAGGGATCAGCATTATTTGAGTTTATTCCTCACTCTGCTGAGAAAGGTTATCTAGTCACCAAAGTGATTGCAGTGGACGCTGACTCTGGACACAACGCCTGGCTCTCCTATCACTTACTACAAGTTCCCGATCCTTCATTATTTGGAATTGGCCAATATACTGGGGAAGTAAAGATTGTGAGAGATCTTCAAGATGCAGATAATTTAAGACAAAAACTTGTGGTTCTGGTGAAGGATAATGGAGCCCCATCTTTGTCATCTACAGTCACCTTGAGTTTAGTTGTGGCAGAGAATTTTCAGCAAATTGTGCCAGAAATAAGAAAACAACCGGCTAATTCAGATACTAAATCTTCAGTAACTTTCTATCTAGTCTTATCCATAGCTCTGATTTCTTGTCTATTCATTATAACTGTTATCATCACAGTCATCTACAAATGCCGAAAAGACAACACCCCGACTACATATGGAGCATATAGCAGAAACGTGTATCCTCAGTTCACCCTGGGATGTCCTTCTGAGATCAGTGATACCAGTTTACCTTTCCCATTCTCATATGATGTGTGCGTGACTCTGGACTCCAAGCAGAATGAAATCGCTTATCTGAAACCAGTGCAGAACGTCCCCACAGAGAATCTCATAGACACCGAAGTTGCAGCTCCTGGAACTGATTCTGTAAGTGCCATCTTGTCTACAAGCAACAATGTCGTCCAGGTAGGAAGCAATTAA